Part of the Plasmodium falciparum 3D7 genome assembly, chromosome: 10 genome, aatatgtaaataaaaataaaaataaaaataaaaatcatgttattatataagtacggtgatatatatatatatatatatatatatatatatatatatatttttttttttcaggatgcgatgttattatatatgtatattatatatacataaattaaaatatacatattaaatttatatatatatatatatattgagaaGGAGATGATGTCTAtgttctttatataattttttaatatatctttttaaaaaaataatttacatatttattttacaattCATAAATATCAAAATATCATTCCAAAAtctacattttatttttttatctatatcAAGTTGATtgtaacaatataaatattatatatattatatatatattatatatatattatatatgtttggcTTTTAATATCTTCCCTTCatcattttaatttataaaattatatatttattttttttaatatatttttgtgacattaatatatatataatatatatatatacaaattttaAGGAGAAAAATAATCGAGCCACCTTTTAAGATTCAAATGGAATGTATATTATCACGtgataattaaaatatatatccatttaCTTTTccacaaaatgaaaaaaaaaaaaaaaatacatatcatatataaataaataaataaatatatatatatatatatatatatcatatgtggtataatttttttttttttttttttttttttttttttttttttttttgttttttcccCTCGTAAGGAAAAATGATTAAGTGGGTTTCCAAAGGTACGGGCTTGTACTATGAAGGAAGACGAATATATTTTCGTTGTTTTCataaaggaaaagaaaaaatggaGAATGAGGAGAATTCGATTATAAATTATAGAATGATATTAGGTTTAAAAAAgattgatataaataatttatcatcGTTATGTCGagattttcataatatatttcgtataaacaaatatgaaTTATTGAAATATGCACATGATATCTTACcatttgtaaaatatttaagaaCAAGTGAAATAGTTATGATATTACAtcattattcttttataaattatacgaacgttcatttttataataatgtatggttacaaataaaagataaattacATGATATGGATTGTAAAGAATTAGCACTAATCATTTATAGTATggggaaaataaaatatacaaataaggATATGATAGTTTTTTTTGAAAAGGAGATACAAAAATGGTTATTAAAATTTAGTGGAAGGGACTGCTCCTTAATATTAAAGGGTTTACAAAATATTccttgtaataatattaataataagatctatgatttaatatatgaacatatattaaatattatagataacttaaatatattagatatatgtattatattaaatacacATAGTAAATGTATtaacaacaataaaaatattaataataccagtaatattaattctattcatagtaataatattaatattcgATTATTTGAAGCACTTTTAAATAAATCCCTAACATTCTATACACAACTCAACGAACAGTGTATAGGTTCTCTACTATGGAGTATTAGCCATGCTGAAATAAAAgcagaaaaatatttttctttgttGGCTCGTAGATTAAGAATTGTTATGTACACAAAGTTAATCGCTGATGGGAAAATTGTTAATGAAGACACaaaagaagataataaaacaaaagaagataataaaaaaaaagaagacaacaaaacaaaagaagataacaaaaaaaaagaagataataaaaaagatgaagataataaaaaagaagaagataataaaaaagatgaagataataaaaaagaagaagataataaaacaaaagaagATAATCTTCACAATGGTAATGTACAAACACATATAGATTTACCAcaatgttataataataataatattcttgataatatttatacaaataattatgaacatGATAATTATCAGCTTCATAACGATTCTTATAATACTCCATCGGATAATCCGAACGATCATTGTAATCCTCTGAATAATCATAATACTTGTCATCATGAAAATGTTATTCCCtctattatttattcatatggaAAACAAAGAGTTTATATGAAACATCATATAGAcatagataaaaatatatacaaccATATTATAAATAGCTACCCtgtatatgataatatacataacaaGCCagttgaaaaaatatatatgtttgattTTTCTAAAAAATTCTTAAGAGaccaaaatatttttaataatgttgtaaataatgaaaataataataataatagtagtaataataaaattataaaaaaatataaaagtattaaaaaaaataatatatattatcaagatattatatacattataaataattttcttatacattttttaaacaaaatacattataatgatttaaagaatatattatttggtaTAACAAAAATTGAAATgtcaattaataaaatattattaaataatatatatgaattaattatcttatatacacaaaaaggtttatataaaaattatgaggttattaatttattacgCTCTCTAACATTAATaccatattttaataaagatattTGGATACATGTCTTAgagttttataaaaataatttcctTACAAaacatacaaatataaaaaatcattcttatttattttatatattctccTTTGTTAAAAATCATTTACAAAATTATCCTTTTCATCATCAACTCAttcaacatataaataaaaacgcTAACATGTTACAAAGagatgatattatatatataattaaggCTCTTCTCAATtctaattattatgataacgAATTAGtaaataacatttttaattttatacaaacaaattttaaattatttaatattatcgaTATTGTCTATATTCTAAAATACTGTACTATCCATAATCTAAGGAATACAAACATATTCTCACTCTTTGCTTTAACCATAAAGGAACAAAATAAGAAATCCAacagaaatattatatctttaatTTTGTCTTTTTATTTGGAGGTACGtacataaatacaaaaaaaaaaaaaaaaaaaaaaaaaaaatatatatatataatcgaaaatatatatcaagaGCTGATGTGTATCGTATCTATCCCAATCTTGGCGTTACTATAACATTATAATAGCACAAACCACCTTacatattgtaatatatatatatatatatatatatatatatatatatatatatatttatatatgtatgtattttttttttttttttacagaTGGATATATACCCCAAAATAATTGAAGACATACTTATGGAAGCCAAACAAAGCAAGAATAGAAATTATTACTTAGAAGAAATTCAATGCGAtcaataagaaatatatatatatatatatatatatatatatatacatatacttaTACACATCCCTTTATGTTTCatttcatatttaattttttcagttaaatcttttaatttttgtaaaatttataaaacgAATTAATTTCTGCCTCTTTTGATTCGACAGCATTATTTTGCTCCATTTTTTTTGGTAAACTATCCTTAAAAGGAAaacagaaaatattttttaaatatctcTGATCAAAACCTTTTGGgaataaattttcatttcCCCACCTTCCATATCCTTTTATGACATCATGATTTAAGTTTAAGCTTTCTCTTGTATATTTTGGTAATTTTAtgttgttcttttttttctttttcaagtATGAGATAGCATTTAGTTCGCTGTAAATGTTGGGACACCACAAACCCTAAACAGGAtccaacaaaaaaataaaataaaataaaataaataaataaataaataaataaataaatatatatatatatatatatatatatatatatatgatacacCATTTTAATCATTTgatcatttataaaatagggttatattattaatttattattccttttattctttttattttaatttattttttacctGTATGCTTCTCCTGTTTGAATATACCTTTGGACCCCCGTGCTTTAGGTAGTCATTATTTCCAGCACTgtctttatataaattaattatatcaaCAATATGTTTtgattttatatcttttaaagatatttcatattttgtattatttatatattcaaagaTAACTTTGGGTTCTTCATATTGCTCATGATGAATTTCGAAATTTAAATGCttgttttcttctttatattcTGGTAACAgatatcttaaaaaaaaacgaacATTCCTACTACTATGACCAGTCTCACTATaccttaataatatattttttaattggtATACTCCATTGGAAcacatgttatatatattgacttaataaataaataaatatatatatatatatatatatcataaatctatttcattttattatgttatacatattcattcttataatttataaaataaatttatccAAGTGTACAAAgctaacattttttttaaaataaaaataaaaaaaataaaatgtaacatatatatatatatatatatatatatattatatatgtttttttttataaccgtatattattatatatattatttacatattatatatatacatataatttttacctatataataatataatatatatatatatatatatatatatatatataatatatatgtacatatgtataatatttaataccctccaatttttttttgttgagccatgctcatttattttaaacccacatgaaaaaaaaaaaaaaaaataataaaataaaatcgttgcctatacaaatatttttaatttaatatatataatatatatattattttgtttatatgaatacaatatataatattgtatattttattatatatattctttcacaaattaaaacaaaataaatataaaattatattattacaattatgttcatattaattcgttatatatatatataaaatatatgttatttttaattagaCGAATGAAAATTACTCTTCTTTCTATTTAAAAAGGGTATATaacatgaaataaataaaatacaaacatattatgatatattatatatatatatatatatatatatatatatatatatatatatatatatatatatatatatatatatataatatttatatttatatatttatatatgtttgtattttttttttttttttttttttttttttttgatattttaGCTAGCCAAAAAGCTTTTCTTTcgaacaatttttttttttttttttttaatttttatttttttttatttttttatttttttatttttttttctttccccAATGTATGATCATAAAACGTTTAAAGATTTGCTACAATTCTATGATAACCTGGAAAAGGAAGAAGTGTTGGTTTTATTTTTCCACAGCACCTTGttagataataattatatatatgaattgaAGAGTGAGAAGAAAATCGTTTTTTccgaaaatgaaaatatcgAAATAAATGATtcatatgtaaaatataaaatagataAAAGGAATAAGGATTTACTAATAACAAGAATATTAATACATCCAGAATGgagaaataataatcataattataattttacttATAAACAAATCCATACATCTGAtacttataatttaaatatattaaaaataggaAACTCGTTAGTTTTACAGCTAATAGATATAGAAGATCCATCATCTATTCATTCATGTACAATTAATATTcaggaatatataaataaaaatataacagacaaatatattaatgtaaataattataatgaatatatttatgtagacaaattagaaaaaatttTCCAAACCAATAtcttaaattatatgaacagcaaaaataaaaacaaagaaaaaattcatataaataaaaataatacaaatgatatatataacaacaaATGTAATACATACCAAACACAAAATATTACAATGAAACCACATCCTCAAAATtgtgataaaaattatttattacataattttaatgatacttattttgatgataaaaatcCACCCCTTTTAACAAATCACATTTTACCAAATCTTAATCAACCTCATCCAGTTTTAAAACCTGACGGTCTTTTAGTTGGaccaaataataaattttttaatccTGGAAAATTAAGATATGACCCTATGGGCCCTTTTGGTAACGAGCCAAATTCTGACAATAGACCGTTTgaatatcaaaataatttccccttttaaaattttttattctaattaatatttacacaatatataaacatatatcatCCAATTGTTcgaaaaatgaaataattgaataaaattaaaaaaaaaattttgtataCCTTTTGTAGATTACattaaatgttttttttttttttttttttttaacgtgtaacatttatataaccaatttgaagaaaaaaaaaaaaaaaaaaaaaaaaaaaaaaaaaaatatatatatataatatatatatataatttgaaaaatataaaaacatatacatagatttataaaaaaaaaatattaacattaCATAGATTagtttaaaataaaatgactATCcacttatttatatatacttcaaaaaataatatatatatatatatatatatatatatttttttttgtgttataTT contains:
- a CDS encoding PI31 domain-containing protein, putative; translation: MYDHKTFKDLLQFYDNLEKEEVLVLFFHSTLLDNNYIYELKSEKKIVFSENENIEINDSYVKYKIDKRNKDLLITRILIHPEWRNNNHNYNFTYKQIHTSDTYNLNILKIGNSLVLQLIDIEDPSSIHSCTINIQEYINKNITDKYINVNNYNEYIYVDKLEKIFQTNILNYMNSKNKNKEKIHINKNNTNDIYNNKCNTYQTQNITMKPHPQNCDKNYLLHNFNDTYFDDKNPPLLTNHILPNLNQPHPVLKPDGLLVGPNNKFFNPGKLRYDPMGPFGNEPNSDNRPFEYQNNFPF
- a CDS encoding ribosomal protein L43, mitochondrial, putative, with product MCSNGVYQLKNILLRYSETGHSSRNVRFFLRYLLPEYKEENKHLNFEIHHEQYEEPKVIFEYINNTKYEISLKDIKSKHIVDIINLYKDSAGNNDYLKHGGPKVYSNRRSIQGLWCPNIYSELNAISYLKKKKKNNIKLPKYTRESLNLNHDVIKGYGRWGNENLFPKGFDQRYLKNIFCFPFKDSLPKKMEQNNAVESKEAEINSFYKFYKN
- a CDS encoding heptatricopeptide repeat-containing protein, putative; translation: MIKWVSKGTGLYYEGRRIYFRCFHKGKEKMENEENSIINYRMILGLKKIDINNLSSLCRDFHNIFRINKYELLKYAHDILPFVKYLRTSEIVMILHHYSFINYTNVHFYNNVWLQIKDKLHDMDCKELALIIYSMGKIKYTNKDMIVFFEKEIQKWLLKFSGRDCSLILKGLQNIPCNNINNKIYDLIYEHILNIIDNLNILDICIILNTHSKCINNNKNINNTSNINSIHSNNINIRLFEALLNKSLTFYTQLNEQCIGSLLWSISHAEIKAEKYFSLLARRLRIVMYTKLIADGKIVNEDTKEDNKTKEDNKKKEDNKTKEDNKKKEDNKKDEDNKKEEDNKKDEDNKKEEDNKTKEDNLHNGNVQTHIDLPQCYNNNNILDNIYTNNYEHDNYQLHNDSYNTPSDNPNDHCNPLNNHNTCHHENVIPSIIYSYGKQRVYMKHHIDIDKNIYNHIINSYPVYDNIHNKPVEKIYMFDFSKKFLRDQNIFNNVVNNENNNNNSSNNKIIKKYKSIKKNNIYYQDIIYIINNFLIHFLNKIHYNDLKNILFGITKIEMSINKILLNNIYELIILYTQKGLYKNYEVINLLRSLTLIPYFNKDIWIHVLEFYKNNFLTKHTNIKNHSYLFYIFSFVKNHLQNYPFHHQLIQHINKNANMLQRDDIIYIIKALLNSNYYDNELVNNIFNFIQTNFKLFNIIDIVYILKYCTIHNLRNTNIFSLFALTIKEQNKKSNRNIISLILSFYLEMDIYPKIIEDILMEAKQSKNRNYYLEEIQCDQ